The Clostridiisalibacter paucivorans DSM 22131 genome has a segment encoding these proteins:
- the dnaJ gene encoding molecular chaperone DnaJ, protein MSKRDYYEILGVDKNASQDEIKRAYRKVAKKYHPDLNPNNEEASDKLKEANEAYEVLSNSEKRQRYDRFGHAGVNGNGAGGQGFEQGFGDFGDIFGDIFGDFFGGGFSSRQRKSGPKRGADIKYQIDIDFEEAAFGAEKEIKFRRMEDCSVCNGTGAKPGTKKSTCTKCNGTGEVRYAQKTPLGQFVNVKTCDECNGTGENIESPCNKCHGTGKEAKIKKINIKIPAGVDTGSVMPLRGEGEPGEKGGPRGDLYIYINVRPHKIFNREGNDVICEFPITFVQAALGDEVEVPTLDGKVKYKIPEGTQTGTVFRLKNKGIPNLRGYGRGDQYVKVVIEVPKNLNEKQKEILKEFAKETGETFHQQKKGFFDKVKDAFGG, encoded by the coding sequence TTGAGTAAAAGGGATTATTATGAAATATTAGGAGTAGATAAAAATGCATCTCAAGATGAAATAAAGAGAGCATATAGAAAAGTGGCAAAGAAATATCATCCCGACTTAAATCCAAACAATGAAGAAGCCTCTGACAAACTTAAAGAGGCCAATGAGGCGTATGAAGTATTGAGTAATAGTGAAAAGAGACAAAGATATGATAGATTTGGTCATGCTGGAGTCAATGGAAATGGAGCAGGAGGACAAGGATTTGAGCAAGGCTTTGGAGATTTTGGAGATATTTTTGGAGATATTTTTGGAGATTTCTTTGGTGGAGGCTTTTCTTCAAGACAAAGGAAATCAGGGCCAAAAAGAGGTGCTGATATCAAATATCAAATAGATATTGATTTTGAAGAGGCAGCATTTGGTGCAGAGAAAGAGATAAAGTTTAGGAGGATGGAAGATTGTTCTGTATGTAATGGAACAGGGGCTAAACCAGGAACCAAAAAATCTACTTGTACTAAATGTAATGGAACAGGAGAAGTTAGATATGCTCAAAAGACTCCTTTAGGGCAATTTGTCAATGTTAAAACCTGTGATGAATGTAATGGTACAGGTGAAAATATAGAGAGTCCTTGCAATAAATGTCATGGAACTGGGAAAGAAGCTAAGATTAAAAAAATTAATATAAAAATACCAGCAGGTGTAGATACTGGATCAGTAATGCCTTTAAGAGGAGAGGGCGAACCTGGAGAAAAGGGTGGCCCTAGGGGCGATCTATATATATATATAAATGTTAGACCTCATAAGATATTTAATAGAGAAGGAAATGACGTTATTTGTGAATTCCCTATAACCTTTGTTCAAGCAGCTTTAGGAGATGAGGTTGAAGTACCTACATTAGACGGAAAAGTTAAATATAAAATACCAGAGGGTACGCAAACTGGAACGGTATTTAGATTAAAAAATAAAGGAATACCGAATTTAAGAGGATATGGAAGAGGAGATCAATATGTTAAGGTAGTAATTGAAGTGCCTAAAAATTTAAACGAGAAGCAAAAAGAAATTTTAAAAGAGTTTGCTAAGGAAACAGGAGAGACTTTCCATCAACAAAAAAAGGGTTTTTTTGACAAAGTTAAAGATGCTTTTGGAGGATAA
- the prmA gene encoding 50S ribosomal protein L11 methyltransferase, giving the protein MKWIEVQVETTTEAVEAVSNILYEAGAIGLVIEDPNDIIFTSKNEDDWDYIDPELLENEFEGVTVKGYLEESEDLIDKIELIRQNVEKIPQYNLDKGLGNVTTSEIDDQDWANTWKKYYKPKKVGNRVVIKPSWETYEKIEDDIIIELDPGMAFGTGTHETTIMCIQQLEKYVHNLDTVFDIGCGTGILSIAAAKLGAVSIIGIDLDQDSVRVARENVRKNGVANTVQIKEGNLLDVIEGKGNVIVANIIASVIIDLSKDIIRFLEEDGVFIASGIIFEKIEEVKDALKSNGLKIIDEIIMGEWACIVSKPKEVD; this is encoded by the coding sequence ATGAAGTGGATAGAGGTCCAAGTCGAAACTACTACAGAAGCTGTAGAGGCAGTGTCTAATATATTATATGAGGCTGGAGCAATTGGTCTAGTTATAGAAGATCCTAATGATATAATATTTACAAGTAAAAACGAAGATGATTGGGACTATATAGATCCTGAATTATTAGAAAATGAATTTGAAGGTGTAACAGTAAAGGGATATTTAGAGGAAAGTGAAGACTTGATAGATAAAATAGAGCTTATAAGACAAAATGTAGAAAAAATTCCTCAATATAATCTGGATAAGGGACTTGGAAATGTTACCACATCTGAGATAGATGATCAGGATTGGGCAAATACATGGAAAAAGTATTATAAGCCTAAAAAAGTTGGTAATAGAGTAGTTATAAAACCTTCCTGGGAAACATATGAGAAAATAGAAGATGATATAATTATAGAACTTGATCCAGGAATGGCATTTGGTACAGGCACCCACGAGACTACAATAATGTGCATCCAGCAATTGGAAAAATATGTACACAATTTAGATACAGTTTTTGATATAGGATGTGGCACTGGTATTTTGTCAATTGCTGCTGCTAAATTGGGAGCTGTAAGCATTATAGGCATAGATTTAGACCAAGACTCTGTTAGAGTGGCAAGGGAAAATGTCAGAAAAAATGGGGTAGCCAATACTGTACAAATAAAAGAAGGTAATCTTTTAGATGTGATTGAGGGAAAAGGTAATGTCATTGTTGCCAATATAATAGCATCTGTAATAATAGATTTATCTAAAGATATTATTAGGTTTTTAGAAGAAGATGGAGTATTTATTGCTTCAGGGATAATTTTTGAGAAGATAGAAGAAGTTAAGGATGCGTTAAAGAGCAATGGACTTAAAATAATAGATGAAATAATAATGGGCGAGTGGGCATGTATTGTTTCAAAGCCCAAAGAGGTAGATTAA
- a CDS encoding 16S rRNA (uracil(1498)-N(3))-methyltransferase, with product MHRFFVDKDNITDEYITITGENVNHIKNVLRLKVGDEIFLCDGERNDYLVKIEAIAKDKVTGLIIDKMKSKGESDVEVILYQGMPKGSKMELIIQKATELGVSKIVPMISDRVVVKFKDHKKTSKKVDRWNKIALEASKQCNRGIVPKVTSPVKFKDVLIELKDKKNIIVPYENEENISIKSVLRNISKDSVNIVIGPEGGFEESEIENFKSINAKIVSLGSRILRTETAGIVTVALALYELEDVE from the coding sequence ATGCATAGATTTTTTGTAGATAAAGATAATATAACTGATGAATATATTACAATAACTGGTGAAAATGTCAATCATATAAAAAATGTTTTAAGGTTAAAAGTAGGGGATGAAATATTTCTTTGTGATGGTGAAAGGAATGACTATCTGGTAAAAATAGAAGCTATTGCTAAAGATAAAGTGACTGGATTAATAATTGATAAGATGAAGTCTAAGGGCGAGTCTGATGTTGAAGTGATTCTATACCAGGGAATGCCTAAAGGTTCTAAAATGGAATTGATTATTCAGAAGGCAACAGAATTAGGAGTTAGTAAAATAGTACCTATGATAAGTGATAGAGTTGTAGTTAAATTTAAAGATCATAAAAAGACTTCTAAAAAAGTTGATAGATGGAATAAAATAGCATTAGAGGCATCAAAACAATGCAATAGAGGAATTGTCCCTAAAGTTACTAGTCCAGTGAAATTTAAGGATGTTTTAATAGAGCTTAAAGATAAGAAAAATATAATTGTACCCTATGAAAATGAAGAAAACATAAGTATAAAGAGTGTATTGAGAAATATATCTAAAGACAGTGTGAATATTGTTATAGGTCCTGAAGGTGGGTTTGAAGAGTCAGAAATTGAAAATTTCAAATCTATAAATGCGAAAATAGTTTCTTTGGGTTCTAGAATACTTAGAACTGAAACGGCTGGCATAGTAACGGTAGCATTGGCACTGTATGAGTTGGAAGATGTGGAGTGA
- a CDS encoding GatB/YqeY domain-containing protein: MSLKEKLMEDLKMSMKNKDKLKKNVVTMVRASIKQREVDDRVELKDEDILDIISKQVKQKKDSIEEFQKGHREDLVQTAEKEIEILMEYLPEQLTEEELSIMVKEVIDEVGAKDMKDMGKIMGKMMPKIKGKADGSMVNKIVRQHLN; the protein is encoded by the coding sequence ATGTCTCTCAAAGAGAAGCTGATGGAAGACTTAAAAATGTCCATGAAGAATAAAGATAAACTTAAAAAAAATGTTGTCACAATGGTCAGAGCTTCTATTAAACAAAGAGAAGTTGATGATAGAGTGGAGCTTAAAGATGAGGATATTTTAGATATTATATCTAAGCAAGTTAAACAGAAAAAAGATTCAATTGAAGAGTTCCAAAAAGGCCATAGAGAAGATTTAGTTCAGACTGCTGAGAAAGAAATAGAGATCCTTATGGAATACTTACCTGAACAATTAACTGAAGAAGAGCTTTCTATAATGGTAAAAGAAGTCATAGATGAAGTTGGAGCAAAAGATATGAAAGATATGGGTAAGATTATGGGCAAGATGATGCCTAAGATAAAAGGTAAGGCA
- the rpsU gene encoding 30S ribosomal protein S21 has translation MTEIKIGDNESLDNALRRFKRQCARSGVLSEARKREHYEKPSVRRKKKAEAAKRKNSRRR, from the coding sequence ATGACAGAGATCAAAATTGGAGACAATGAATCCTTAGATAATGCTTTAAGAAGATTCAAGAGACAATGTGCTAGAAGTGGAGTTTTGTCAGAAGCAAGAAAAAGAGAGCATTATGAAAAGCCTAGTGTAAGGCGTAAAAAGAAAGCTGAAGCAGCTAAGAGAAAAAACAGCCGTAGAAGATAA
- a CDS encoding histidine triad nucleotide-binding protein, which yields MTDCIFCKIINGEIPSDKVYEDDKILAFNDVDPQSPTHILVIPKEHIESLNHLDENNIDIIKEIYIKIKEIAKEQGLSDRGYRVVTNCGKEGGQTVGHLHFHLLGGRNLQWPPG from the coding sequence ATGACAGATTGTATATTTTGTAAAATAATCAATGGTGAGATACCTTCTGATAAAGTATATGAAGATGACAAAATATTGGCCTTTAATGATGTTGACCCCCAATCTCCAACTCATATATTGGTAATACCTAAGGAACATATTGAATCATTAAATCATTTGGATGAAAATAATATAGATATCATAAAAGAAATATATATTAAAATCAAGGAAATTGCCAAAGAACAAGGTTTATCTGATAGAGGATATAGAGTAGTTACTAACTGTGGAAAAGAAGGGGGACAGACAGTGGGTCACCTACACTTCCATTTATTAGGAGGAAGAAATCTTCAATGGCCTCCAGGCTAA
- the mtaB gene encoding tRNA (N(6)-L-threonylcarbamoyladenosine(37)-C(2))-methylthiotransferase MtaB, which produces MCKVAFHTLGCKVNQYETEAMGEIFEKRGYTIVNDQDYADIYIINTCTVTNMGDRKSRQFIRKAKRINKDAVIGVVGCYSQIAPDEVASIGDVDIVLGTQNRKDIVDLCEKVMENSQKIKSVGNIMDVSEFETLNIENVKGKTRAFVKIQDGCSQYCTYCIIPFTRGPIRSRNKDDIILEVNRLADAGFKEIVLTGIHIASYGKDLGNIRLIDIIEEINQIPSIERIRLSSVEPNMITEDFIKRVKELPKFCNHFHLSLQSGSDFVLKRMNRKYTSKEYLDKVNLIKRYMPNVGLTTDIIVGFPGETDEQFEETCKFVKKIGFLKVHVFKYSPREGTAASKFKEQINGRIKRDRSKKLIEISEEMTKKYLKGFLNKRMDVLFESDVKDHVETMEGYTTNYIKVMAPCKSDIEGEILTVLTEHIKEEEIIGKIIEDI; this is translated from the coding sequence ATGTGTAAAGTAGCTTTTCATACCTTAGGTTGTAAAGTGAATCAATATGAAACTGAAGCGATGGGTGAAATATTTGAAAAACGAGGATATACAATAGTAAATGACCAAGACTATGCGGATATATATATAATTAATACTTGTACTGTCACCAATATGGGGGATAGAAAATCACGACAATTTATTAGAAAAGCTAAGCGAATAAATAAGGATGCAGTCATAGGTGTAGTAGGCTGTTATTCTCAAATTGCCCCTGATGAAGTAGCAAGTATAGGAGATGTGGATATAGTATTGGGTACACAGAATCGTAAAGATATTGTAGATTTATGTGAAAAAGTTATGGAAAATAGTCAGAAGATAAAAAGTGTAGGAAATATAATGGATGTTTCAGAATTTGAGACATTGAATATAGAAAATGTTAAAGGCAAGACTAGGGCTTTTGTTAAGATTCAAGATGGATGTAGTCAATATTGTACCTATTGCATAATACCATTTACTAGAGGACCTATAAGGAGTAGAAATAAAGATGATATTATATTAGAAGTAAATAGATTGGCTGATGCAGGATTTAAAGAAATAGTACTTACTGGAATACACATAGCCTCATATGGTAAAGATTTGGGTAACATTAGGTTAATAGATATTATAGAAGAGATTAACCAGATACCTTCTATTGAAAGAATAAGGTTGAGTTCTGTAGAGCCTAATATGATAACAGAAGATTTTATAAAAAGAGTCAAGGAATTACCTAAGTTTTGTAATCATTTTCATCTTTCTCTACAAAGCGGTAGTGATTTTGTACTAAAAAGAATGAATAGAAAATATACTAGTAAAGAGTATTTAGATAAGGTCAATCTTATAAAAAGATATATGCCCAATGTAGGACTTACTACTGATATAATAGTAGGCTTTCCTGGAGAGACAGATGAGCAATTTGAGGAAACCTGTAAATTTGTTAAGAAGATAGGTTTTTTAAAGGTGCATGTATTTAAATATTCTCCTAGAGAGGGGACAGCAGCATCTAAGTTTAAAGAACAGATTAACGGTAGGATTAAAAGAGACCGTAGCAAGAAATTAATAGAGATATCAGAAGAGATGACTAAGAAATATTTAAAAGGATTTTTGAATAAAAGGATGGACGTATTATTTGAATCTGATGTGAAAGACCATGTGGAAACGATGGAAGGATATACTACAAATTATATAAAGGTTATGGCTCCTTGCAAAAGTGATATAGAGGGAGAAATACTAACAGTTTTAACAGAGCATATTAAAGAAGAAGAGATTATAGGAAAAATAATTGAAGATATATAG